AGCGAGAGCAGCAGAACCATCAGGCAAGTAGCAGGCTGGGCGCTCTTGTTGCCTTTTTGCAGGAGCGCCTGCAGCCTCTTTAGCTGGCCAGCCAGGCTCTGGTTCTGCGACTGGAGAGCCTTGATGCGTTTCAGCAGCGTCATGTTCTCCTCGGTGCACTGCTTCACGCGATCCTCCAGCCCGTCTACGTACTCCTTTTTCCTCTTGCGCGAGTCCTGGGCGGATATTTTGTTGCGGATCTTGCGCCGGATCCTCTTCAGCTCGCGCTCCTCGTGCTTGGTCAGCGGATAGTGCGTGGGCAGCGTGATCCCTTCCTTCTGCAGCAGGCGCTTCTCCTCCGCGTTCAGCTTCAGCCTTGGATAAGGGGAGTCAGTTTCGGAGACCTCGTCGCTCGAGTTGCAGCCCTTCTCGCTGCTCGAGTCCTCTTGCTTGATGGTCATCTATTTCGCGGGAAAAGAAAGGACAGATAGCACGATTAGTTATTCCACTCTGGCGAGAGCCGAGGGCGGCGACGGGAACGTGGAAATGATTGTAAGGTGGAAGTAACGAACGGGGCAAATTTGTCGCGTGTGTATACCTGGACGGGTTTGTTGATGATGTTGGCCTGGTTGATTTTGAACCCTTTCAGATTCCTCGCCTGCGACGCGTTGATGATCTTGATCGTTCGCACCTCCTTCATGTCTTTCAGGCTGACTGGCAGTAGAATTGATCTGGGGTTCCCGGAACCCATTGGTGTAACTCGTATCAATTGCCTGATATTACGTTTGCCGTTGTAGGCGATGTTACGGACATTTATTGTGCTATTCTCTTGGGGCGCGACTTGTATTTGCTTCGGTGTTTTCCCTGGAATATTACAAGAAAGGAACGTCTCTTATTTTCTGTATCaatttttccatctcttacagtgGATCACGGGCTATTTCTTTCTCGAATCTATTGTCTCATTGGCAGTGCTCAATTTAAGTGCCTTCGGTTCTAATAACCGGCCAAACACACGGCAGCTGTTCAAACCGCATTCATCTGACGAGTTGCAGAACATTGTCCAAAAGATTGATCGTTTCATCACACCAGCTCGAATAGTAACTGCGTCGCGTTTTATTGCGACACGCATTCCTCGGAGAACATCTGCTGTTCCCGACTAGCCATGAATATTCCTAACAATTGTTAAAAGCACTCGAAGTATCTTCCTCGATATCAGAAGCTTCTACTATCCCTGCAAACTTCCCTCTGCTTACCTAATAACGTTCCTGAAAGGGGGCCAAAGGGCACCAATGATTACCTAAATCAACCATCGGTTGCTCGGCCACGATGGTCGCGTTCACGTCCGCGAGGGTGTTGCTGGGGTTCACGACAGCCACGAAAGTCTGCTCAACGTCCATCTCCTCGGCAACGTCCGTAGCAGGCGACCCCATGCTCGAGCTGATCACCGACCTCACTGGGCTGTCCACGCTGCCCATCGACTGGTTCGGGCTGCCCAGCGGGTCAAAGTCCATGAAGTTCTGCGGGCTGCTGATCTCTGAGTTGCTGATCTCCACCTGATCCTCCTCGATGGGCAGAAGAGGGCTGAGCTGCTGCTCGCAGGAGAGGCTGAGCGCGCTGGAGAGACCGCTgtccgaggacgaggacgggaTCGTCTCCAGGTCATCCTGCATCAGGTTGAACTGATTGTCCTCCAGCTTGAAGATCGAGTCGAGGAAGTCGTCCGTGTTCGTCGGCCATTCCTCCGCCTTGAAGAGCAAGCATGATTGTAAGATTACTTTAGAAGCGAGCAGATATTCGCGGGTCCGTTGCAACGCGAATAGTGGGGAATAGCCAGAGTCCGCCTCGACTAACAGCGAGACTTTTACTCGGGACTACAATAGCTGGGATCCGGCGATGTTGCAACGGAGATTTACTGATTTCTTTGGCTCGCGTTTCGCGCACGGTTTCTCATTTAGATCAGATTGTTGACCCGACCGATCCGCGGATCCGCGCTTAGGCTTGGGACCATGATGCGGCTGCAGGGAATTCAAGCTCCCGTGGCGCTCAGACGTTACAGTTTCTGTTAATGATCGCATGCTCCAGTTCGGCATCCCTGGCGGAAAGTTGGGCTAATCAACTTAGCGAAGCTTAAGAAATGGCCGTTCGTGTGGCGGCTTGTCGGCAGACTCGCGTGAACCGAGCGTTTGGCCAGTGTCGGGTAACCTAGTTTTCGAGGAATGGTAAATATAGTCAagtggcgtgcgcgagatagGCTCGCTCGGTTTTCAGAATTCTGCGACAGCTCCTTGAACCACAGGCAAAGAACGGTCGGAAATTAATTACCATTATACGGCGGGACTTGGAATTACTCACGGTTCAAAGACGAATGGTATTGGAAGTGAGAAGCGTGTAGATTCAGAGAAATCGTTTACAACTTACCGATATCTCTGTCGGATCTAAAACGCGTTTTCTCCATACGTCTTTAAAAGGGCTAAAAATAAATCTGAGCTAACGCAAGATGCTCCTGTATTTACATGACCGATCCAAGTCCGCCTTCTGCGGAACAAGTTCCAGGCAACCTGTCTATTTCTTTTTCCGTCGGGAATGTAAAGAACCGTCGGGCAACGCGTCTCTGTTCCTCGAATTTTTAACGCGGAACGTGCCAGTGCCGAAATACTTTCCCCCAAATTCGCTTTCAAAATTGCCGTGCGAAGTGTTAACTGGAACTCGGAGCAAAGCGCTGGCGTTCGTATTCGATTGTTCCTGGCAAAAGTGAGGCACGATTTTTTAGATTGCGCACAAGAAGTCCCGCAAGGTAACGGTATTTCGAAGGTCACCGGCCATGATGAGTAAGTTCGCATTCTCGTCCCGGTTCCATACCTAAAGGCATCTACCTCCACCACGCGTAACATAATAAATTGACCAAGGGTACGCTATAAACTATTCACGGGCAGCTATCAATAGCCAAAGGAAGAGCCGCAACAACGACTGTGCCATGGAACGTCACGTTGTCGCGATCGATTTTAAACACTTTTCGTTCAAAGAAGTTCCAACATCGTAGCGGACTCTCAGCCAGCATGTGGAGTTAGACGTTCACCGAACAGGTAACAGGCGCTCCAATATGGCGGTGCTCGCGGTACCGGCACGTGCAGCAGGCCGTTCCATATGTTACAAAAAGCCCGACGTGATTACGTAACGATGGTATTCTGGTGAATCCCCCTATCAACAGatagataaaagaaaaatagaccATGGATAGATCGCTTTTTACGACTCTGTAGGCGTAGAAATATTCTGCTTCTCGCATTTAGTAGCTTTCCGGAACCAGTGAAATACTTGTTAAAACGTAACGCGCATTTATAAATTCCTTCGACACTTGGCAACGACGCAATATTTCTCGCATTGCTGACAGACgataatttatttctgaaaaaaaccTGCCACGATAAGCTGCGATGATCGACAGAAACCTGACGTCCGATTAGCGGGAGCGAGAATGTGGCCGCGGCGCTACGCACGTGGGCTGCGCTCAAGCACCATATGTTTCAGTGGATTTAGCAGGAAATGCACGTGCGACGGTAAGTTTTGGTTAATCGTCGCGGATATTGAAACAGCTACGGTAAACACTCGGTCTGCCCGAGATCTAGGATAGAAAACATGCGTCACACGTTTCCCCTGAGCGATTAATATGGAACGCCTGGCGGCCAGTGGGAATAATTGAATACAATCGTTAGCAACGAAAGCAACAGACGCTCCGCTCCGACTCGATAGTTAAACAGGGGAGTTAAAGACACGAGGAAAGTGGCACACAGGCTACGGTGAAATGCACCATTACTTTTCGCGTTTCGAGAGTCGAGCGTTCTCCCGTCACTGAACGGTATTGCGggcatttattttcatttcgtgGCTCGCAATCGCCGTTTCGAAGGAAAACGAATCTTCGCCTCTTTAATCGACTGTTTGGATTACAGTGGTTTCGCCTTGGACGTTAATACCGGGGCGAACGATATCGTAGCGCCAGTTCCCTGGTATTTACGATGCTCCTCCGTACCAAAAGTGTTGCGTAAAGCATGAGTCGATGTTTAAAAAGGTTTCTACAGCCTTGGAAATTATCCCCTGCATTAGCATTCCAGATAACAAGCCCGATAGGGGCTGAGTTTCTTTTGCGTATCGTCGATCACCGATGGCCCGGGTATCTCGCTGAAAACCAGGCATCGTTAACGAAATATTGAAAGAACGAATACGGGCATTGACGCTCCACGGCGTAATAATCTTGGATACACTCAGTAGTCTCCATTCTCCATTCCACTTCCAAGTTCTGGGATCTTCGAAGATAGTATATATTCGGGAAGGCGTTGCTGGCGTTCTCGGTTTTCCCCGATCGGCGATTACTCCCGCGACGTGCCGAGGAAAAAAGCTAGTTCACGAAAACGATCTTGGTATCTCCGCTGTGCGCGACAGAAGAGCGCGTACCTATGTATTCTGGCCTGAGGAAGGAATTCATTCAGAAGGGACATGGAGTTTGCAGCGAAAGAAGGAACAGGTGAAATGGGAAGCTAATGGGCGGCTTACTCACCGCGATGGCGTCGTCGCCGTAGCTTTGATCTATGAAGGGCTCGTCCTTAACGTCGCCTTTCAGGAACGAGTCCTCCCGCGGGAAGAGCAGGTCCATCAGGTTCATATCCGACGACGTCATCCCGACGCTGATAGCCGTGTGAGCGACACTTCTCTTACACGCACCGTGAAAGCCACGCTACTCTACGCTTCCATGAAAAACACACACTCCACTGCACAGACGCGGTGCAGCTCTCGGCCACGATACGGCACGCCAGTCGACTAACGGCAGGAAAAGAACCCCTTCACGGCCAGACAGAGCGGACGTTCCGTTTCTCCTCCTCGCCCCACCCTGAAGCCTCTCGCGCAATAGACGAAGAGCCAGCGCCAGCCAGAGACCGGTTCTCGGGCTCTTGATGCCTGCTTTGCTCACCAGGGCATCTCTCGGGCCTCCGCTTGGGACACGGCCCTCTCGAACACCGACCGCCCTGCGATTCCAGCACTCGCCCTTCGAACAAACTCGCTCTCCTCGTTCAACACCACCGCGAACAGGGGCCGTGCTCTGCTTTCCGCGGGGAGCGCGAGACGCACGAACGCTTATTGTCAATTCAACTGCCAGCGTGGCACTAAGTGCGTCACACAGGCGCACCACTTTGATGAGGAACGATTGGCCGAGGGAGCGCTGTGCAACGATAGGTCGACTCGCCTCGGGAGCCGCGTCGCGTCGTCGTGGATCAATCCGCGGTTTTGAATCTGACGAAACCTCGGCCCCCCGTTGACGGAGAAATGTCCATTCTCCTTTTGGGAATTTAAGTCGGCGGTCAGGTGCCGGGGGTCAGGCTTATCGATTCACGATGACGATTGACGGCTCACTGCAATGGCAGCTGATAATTGATATGCGCTGATGACTGGCTACGGTAAACACGGATTTAGGGTCTGACGTTACATAACTGTGCGATCGATTTTGGTCGAAACGCACGACGCATTCTGTACATATTAGTGAGTCACTGGGATACCTTCTAACCCCGGGTCTAACGGAACAAAACGTTCAGATACGATTCATACGCCGAGTTTTCTCCATGTTTCGCGAACACTGTTGCATTTTCGCTGTCAGTTTGTGTTTACACGTTCCGCGTTGCTCTTATTCGGTAGATACGAGGCtcttatgttatagaatttCAGCATTGCGTAAGAAAAGAATTGAATTGGTAGGTGTTCCTGCTTGCTCCTGAAGAAACGATGTTGCACTTGGTGTGGCTCGGTAGCATCCAGCAAGGCGATTATGAAACGTGGAATTTCAGATGGAATGCACCCCCTTCCACGCCCCCCACCATGAAATACATTAGGTCGTAGACCTTTCTTCGTATATTTCGACTTGAAAAAGGGTCAGGTAGGTGTATCCTGGAATCCGGGTCGTTGTTGGGTTCAGGTTTTCTGTAAGATATTGGACAAATTAAGGAATTtgaaaaggaatttaaaaaaagtgaaaatttacaattttcgaAAAGATAGGGACAAAGTGATTTGAAACttcgtgtcgttattttctcataaaaaggaatttttttttaattttttctggtcagtccacgagcgagtttaaTGCCCAGATTATTAAATCtgtcattgttttttatttcaccgATGGTTTAGATGCTACaagttccaccgatttggatgccatttttgacgcctcgatttTAACGACTATAggttaagacatccttaattcaatgcaaaaagtcccattatattatatgtagtagttctctttgaattaattcttaaagatcacctatttttatgggctctagatcggaacagccccttaacgtatttaatattgcatagaaaaatattttacgatTATCCTAATAAAGTATACACATACGTGTAtgtagttgtaataaaatagcCCGATTGCAATGAGGATTCCAACGAGGACTAAGAAGCTCCATCCATGCCACGCGTAAAAGGCGGTGCCAAGCGCGTGTGCCCTTCTTGTACAAACGCccattttttcatagaaagaaCTGCCGACACGATAAACAACGTTGGATTGCAATAGAATGCGATGAAAATTGCCAGCATACATTTCTTACCTAACCTTCAAGCGATGGAAATAGATTTACACAGCTTGGTAAATCATGATGAGTCGGTGGTGCTAcgaacttttaaattttgaattattCAAAGGCGGAGAAATGCGTGCGTTATGGAGCATACTGAGAAAGGGACATTTTTCTAACGTTTTCAAAAGAGCATGAGGGGCCAGAAGTTTGGTGCGGTGTCTAGACTGAAACGCTGGTCGTTGACGtttgaaaaatcattgaaaCTTATATCGCAATTTCgtatcgattattcgtttgATGTTCCCGGAATCGCATCTCGCCTAACTATGTAGCTGCCCGTCAATCGACAGATATACCATGGCGCTGATCATGGCCGCTGTGGAAAGGTTACGCTCCGAAAACCGATTGAAAATATGCCAGTTAtagtaatttattaaataattaaactttaTGAAATGAGGTAGGCAGAACAGTACTGTAATTAGGAATCCTAGAAATTCATTTTCTGCCGTGATGTCGCGTAAAATGTAAATTAACGTAGTTTCCTCACTGTATCATTTGTACAGAATTAATTGTTACAGTTGTTTATGTTGGTGGTTAACGATGTTACAGACGTTACTTACGTAGGAGAAATTATGTGTAACCTTCTAACATCAGCTATGGAGACTAAGGTAACTAGTAAGACCAGTAGTTTAAAGGCTCTGTTGCTGCGGGCATGGAGAGAGCGTTGGAGTGATTTGCAATGGggtattaatattaaaacagTAAGTACTATTCCTGGCTACAGAATATCAATGGTGTTTGTGATCGAAGACAGTCGTTCGTACACCTGCGCTTTACCTTGCAGATTTTACCAAGAGGAGTCAGCGGAGATGTATATAATTTAGCTGATTGTATATTGCAGCAAGCATTAGTAGGACTAGGCCCGAATCAGTTAGTGCTATCTTACTTGAAACATTCTTTAAGCTCTCAGGTATGTGTTACTCGCGCGTTACTATACTACCAACGCAGCGTTTTGTTAAGGGTGGATGCATTTTCAGTTGGTCTCTTATGCTGCTGTGCTGCAACGAATAAGCAAGTACGATGCCTTTCACAAGCCTCACTGTATCTTAAGTTTACTAGAATTCTTAGAATCTATCCAAGTAGGTATAACTTGTCGTGGTAAACCCGAGGAGGATCTCTTAGCAGCCGCAGTTCTGTCTATCGTACATTGGCTGCTACAGTGTTACTTGCACACGCTAACTAAAATGCCTCAGAGCAGCCCGCTGACTCCACAGCCAACAGAGCTGATGGATAAGCCAGCCAGTATATTGAAACAGATGCTCAGCTCAGATTTTCTTTGCGCGATGATGTACTTAGCCAAATATGACGACAAAGGTAATCGCGAACGAGATGGCGCTTTATTAGCATTCTCTTTTACCGTGTGTTTAACACTGGCATTGTGGGTTTAGACTTGTACATAGACGTCGTGAAGAAATGCCAAGAAATCGAGGGGCTGCTGAAAACCAGCAGTTTGAAGTCTTCTGTGCCCATAGAAGACTCTCTTAAAAAACTGTGCAATTTGGAGGTGGAATGTCTCGCCCTGTCCGCCGAGATGACTCAAATGGAGTCCATAACGCACTGCTTGCAACCATTATTCGCGGTTCAAGTGTTATTGAACCCTAGCACGGAGACTGCTGTATTCGTTAATCAGTTGTTAATGGTACAAAGGCTGAAAAGTTACTCAAACGCGAGGTTGTATTGCGAAATAATACGCGCGTGTCTAATGTGCCTGCACAACGTAACTGGGACGTTCAAGGAATCACAGTGGGGTGCTTTCACGTTTCTAAAAGTTCCCCTTATCTTAAAGGAGCTCCATGTGGCTCATGCGAATGGTTGGTAATGAATTGCATGCCTCCTGCCATCGTACGTACGCCGTACATTAAATTTCTGTAATACACGTCTTTCTAGGTGACGATAAATCGGAATATTCCCAAGATATCCTCGATGCATTCGAAATTGTACTGCAATTTACGCCCCTCCTAGATATAATGGACACTGCGTGTTCCTGCAACAGTATCGAGTGCTTACTGAACGCATTGCAGAAAGTAAACCTGGTCACGGAGAAGCAGGCGAAACAGCTGAGCAGTAGAAGGTAACCATCGACGTTTTCGTGAAACCTTACCATTAATAATCATCCAGTTAACAACCCCTTTAATTCCGTTACAGAGAGGGTGTCACCGCGACTTTGCAGAAGCTAGAGTCTTCCACGTCGACACCTTCGATTCCAAAGGTAATCGTGCGAGCAGAGCCCACGTTGTCTGGGATCTTGAAAACGCTCAACGCCGACTACACGAAAATACACGAGGCGTTGCTGAGCATGTTGTACCAGGTCCTAACTGGAAAGAGTTTCGAGCTGATGCTGGCTGTAGCTACCGTGGAAGGGAAACTGAAAACTTTCGTCACCAAACTGATCAAATTCAACGAGTGCAGCAAGCAGATTAACGAACCTGTACCACCAAAGACCGCAGCTACCAGAGCGATGTTATTCGACGTGTCGTTCCTGATGCTGTGCTCGATAGTGCAAACGTATGGATCTGATGTAAGTTAGAAGAATCGTGACTGGACGAATGCGTTACCTTATAAGTAAGTAAGGTAACTTACAAGATTGTGTCTTCCAGGCCGTTCTAGAGGAGGGAGGAGGAGATTCCTTCTTCGAGCAGTGGGTACGAGAGTGCATGCCCGAACGGAACCAACCAAAGTCACCCCAGAAGATGTTGCTGAACATCGATCCCGCGAGGGTGGATGCGTTGCTGGCGCAAATCAATTCTCCAGACCCCGACTTCAAGTCTAGCAACATAAAGTGGCACATCGCGTGCCAGTCGGCCATGGGTGCTGTGAAGGAGCTCCTCTGTGCGTGGGAGAGCGATGTTCTCGGTGCTGGCGACGTGAAGAGAGCTTTGGACGGCTTACGCGCGACTGCTTGCTGCTTGCCGGTTTGTGCAGCAGCCTGGCTTTGCGCGTACATGAGCATCACTCACCAGGACGCGCTGCTGAAACCCATGAACATGGTTCAgcattttctaacgcctcttccAGGGGACGACATGCAGGACAATCTTAAAGAAAGGTCAGTACCCTGGAAAACGCTGCTAGAGCTGTTTAATTAAAGCAGAGCGATTCTGTTTTAGGTCCAGTTTGATGTCCCAAATCATTCGTAAAATGCAGTATGACGTCCACCCTCCCACTCAGTCGAAGACCAAGGTGCTCTCGATGTCACACAGGTATGTAGCCGAATTTTAGTTGATCGACATCGAGTCTGCATTGTCGCGACTGAGGGTGCCTGTTTCCGTCAGTATTATATCGAAGCAACCGGTACTGGAGCAGCTGGAAACCGTCTGGAGGAATATCAATTATCGGGGGTGGATAAATATCCAAGCGACACAGTCCTTGGAATCTTTGCTGAACACTGGCGGATCACTGTGGTTCGTTTCGAACATAGTGAAGGAGGTATTGAAGTATCGTTACCAGGAGGAGCTAGATCAGGCTGTGGACTTAGCATTTGCCATTTTTCACCTCGACATCGAGAACTGTACCTTAGACCTCATAAATCATGTCATTCCACAATATTTATATAACCCAGTACAGTaagtttcgtttgttcttggcTGATAATTAGTCGCTATTCCTTCGAATCTTCATTGCCTGACATACTTTTCGTACTTTTTACAGGAGCGAAGACCTCGTAGAGCCACAGTCCTCGATCCTAGCG
Above is a genomic segment from Andrena cerasifolii isolate SP2316 chromosome 12, iyAndCera1_principal, whole genome shotgun sequence containing:
- the Med24 gene encoding mediator complex subunit 24 isoform X3, producing the protein MPQSSPLTPQPTELMDKPASILKQMLSSDFLCAMMYLAKYDDKDLYIDVVKKCQEIEGLLKTSSLKSSVPIEDSLKKLCNLEVECLALSAEMTQMESITHCLQPLFAVQVLLNPSTETAVFVNQLLMVQRLKSYSNARLYCEIIRACLMCLHNVTGTFKESQWGAFTFLKVPLILKELHVAHANGDDKSEYSQDILDAFEIVLQFTPLLDIMDTACSCNSIECLLNALQKVNLVTEKQAKQLSSRREGVTATLQKLESSTSTPSIPKVIVRAEPTLSGILKTLNADYTKIHEALLSMLYQVLTGKSFELMLAVATVEGKLKTFVTKLIKFNECSKQINEPVPPKTAATRAMLFDVSFLMLCSIVQTYGSDAVLEEGGGDSFFEQWVRECMPERNQPKSPQKMLLNIDPARVDALLAQINSPDPDFKSSNIKWHIACQSAMGAVKELLCAWESDVLGAGDVKRALDGLRATACCLPVCAAAWLCAYMSITHQDALLKPMNMVQHFLTPLPGDDMQDNLKERSSLMSQIIRKMQYDVHPPTQSKTKVLSMSHSIISKQPVLEQLETVWRNINYRGWINIQATQSLESLLNTGGSLWFVSNIVKEVLKYRYQEELDQAVDLAFAIFHLDIENCTLDLINHVIPQYLYNPVQSEDLVEPQSSILAKLCVYCIFSTLEYNNSNPYRGNSRKRVRRDLDADELDALGVPANKILRLNEAGDSNAIFGSQSPQAQGPNNGQKTIVLRDPLLSSVNGLFMMFTFLAGRDGEVSQQTHFILQFLRLMVQCGKDRTRVVLQGMPQTLVPCLLKALPEFFTTDILLRFYDIQTTAGRKATARDLCMLRNITLKPTK
- the LOC143374997 gene encoding uncharacterized protein LOC143374997 translates to MTSSDMNLMDLLFPREDSFLKGDVKDEPFIDQSYGDDAIAAEEWPTNTDDFLDSIFKLEDNQFNLMQDDLETIPSSSSDSGLSSALSLSCEQQLSPLLPIEEDQVEISNSEISSPQNFMDFDPLGSPNQSMGSVDSPVRSVISSSMGSPATDVAEEMDVEQTFVAVVNPSNTLADVNATIVAEQPMVDLGKTPKQIQVAPQENSTINVRNIAYNGKRNIRQLIRVTPMGSGNPRSILLPVSLKDMKEVRTIKIINASQARNLKGFKINQANIINKPVQMTIKQEDSSSEKGCNSSDEVSETDSPYPRLKLNAEEKRLLQKEGITLPTHYPLTKHEERELKRIRRKIRNKISAQDSRKRKKEYVDGLEDRVKQCTEENMTLLKRIKALQSQNQSLAGQLKRLQALLQKGNKSAQPATCLMVLLLSLALVAVPNFRPHSGSNSELAQEQEQPEKMPPLAGRSRTLLYTKQLMDEELQQYSEELLQEVEGLLDHDYSPAIQPPLYKRPRMDIEPPSKSVSSSDHVGGTLWGRQEMAVSKPSRKYIDPPLDDVWPPPNPGGQSGAKVVDKLQALTNELKINISDSEGTRTVLLKVPQEQ
- the Med24 gene encoding mediator complex subunit 24 isoform X2: MCNLLTSAMETKVTSKTSSLKALLLRAWRERWSDLQWGINIKTILPRGVSGDVYNLADCILQQALVGLGPNQLVLSYLKHSLSSQLVSYAAVLQRISKYDAFHKPHCILSLLEFLESIQVGITCRGKPEEDLLAAAVLSIVHWLLQCYLHTLTKMPQSSPLTPQPTELMDKPASILKQMLSSDFLCAMMYLAKYDDKDLYIDVVKKCQEIEGLLKTSSLKSSVPIEDSLKKLCNLEVECLALSAEMTQMESITHCLQPLFAVQVLLNPSTETAVFVNQLLMVQRLKSYSNARLYCEIIRACLMCLHNVTGTFKESQWGAFTFLKVPLILKELHVAHANGDDKSEYSQDILDAFEIVLQFTPLLDIMDTACSCNSIECLLNALQKVNLVTEKQAKQLSSRREGVTATLQKLESSTSTPSIPKVIVRAEPTLSGILKTLNADYTKIHEALLSMLYQVLTGKSFELMLAVATVEGKLKTFVTKLIKFNECSKQINEPVPPKTAATRAMLFDVSFLMLCSIVQTYGSDAVLEEGGGDSFFEQWVRECMPERNQPKSPQKMLLNIDPARVDALLAQINSPDPDFKSSNIKWHIACQSAMGAVKELLCAWESDVLGAGDVKRALDGLRATACCLPVCAAAWLCAYMSITHQDALLKPMNMVQHFLTPLPGDDMQDNLKERSSLMSQIIRKMQYDVHPPTQSKTKVLSMSHSIISKQPVLEQLETVWRNINYRGWINIQATQSLESLLNTGGSLWFVSNIVKEVLKYRYQEELDQAVDLAFAIFHLDIENCTLDLINHVIPQYLYNPVQSEDLVEPQSSILAKLCVYCIFSTLEYNNSNPYRGNSRKRVRRDLDADELDALGVPANKILRLNEAGDSNAIFGSQSPQAQGPNNGQKTIVLRDPLLSSVNGLFMMFTFLAGRDGEVSQQTHFILQFLRLMVQCGKDRTRVVLQGMPQTLVPCLLKALPEFFTTDILLRFYDIQTTAGRKATARDLCMLRNITLKPTK
- the Med24 gene encoding mediator complex subunit 24 isoform X1, which codes for MLVVNDVTDVTYVGEIMCNLLTSAMETKVTSKTSSLKALLLRAWRERWSDLQWGINIKTILPRGVSGDVYNLADCILQQALVGLGPNQLVLSYLKHSLSSQLVSYAAVLQRISKYDAFHKPHCILSLLEFLESIQVGITCRGKPEEDLLAAAVLSIVHWLLQCYLHTLTKMPQSSPLTPQPTELMDKPASILKQMLSSDFLCAMMYLAKYDDKDLYIDVVKKCQEIEGLLKTSSLKSSVPIEDSLKKLCNLEVECLALSAEMTQMESITHCLQPLFAVQVLLNPSTETAVFVNQLLMVQRLKSYSNARLYCEIIRACLMCLHNVTGTFKESQWGAFTFLKVPLILKELHVAHANGDDKSEYSQDILDAFEIVLQFTPLLDIMDTACSCNSIECLLNALQKVNLVTEKQAKQLSSRREGVTATLQKLESSTSTPSIPKVIVRAEPTLSGILKTLNADYTKIHEALLSMLYQVLTGKSFELMLAVATVEGKLKTFVTKLIKFNECSKQINEPVPPKTAATRAMLFDVSFLMLCSIVQTYGSDAVLEEGGGDSFFEQWVRECMPERNQPKSPQKMLLNIDPARVDALLAQINSPDPDFKSSNIKWHIACQSAMGAVKELLCAWESDVLGAGDVKRALDGLRATACCLPVCAAAWLCAYMSITHQDALLKPMNMVQHFLTPLPGDDMQDNLKERSSLMSQIIRKMQYDVHPPTQSKTKVLSMSHSIISKQPVLEQLETVWRNINYRGWINIQATQSLESLLNTGGSLWFVSNIVKEVLKYRYQEELDQAVDLAFAIFHLDIENCTLDLINHVIPQYLYNPVQSEDLVEPQSSILAKLCVYCIFSTLEYNNSNPYRGNSRKRVRRDLDADELDALGVPANKILRLNEAGDSNAIFGSQSPQAQGPNNGQKTIVLRDPLLSSVNGLFMMFTFLAGRDGEVSQQTHFILQFLRLMVQCGKDRTRVVLQGMPQTLVPCLLKALPEFFTTDILLRFYDIQTTAGRKATARDLCMLRNITLKPTK